A region of Paenimyroides aestuarii DNA encodes the following proteins:
- a CDS encoding four helix bundle protein, with protein sequence MNYFKELKVWQKAIELVTETYLVTKEFPKDELFGLVSQIRRCVISIPSNIAEGCGRKTNKDFSNFLGVALGSSFEFETQIIISKNIGYLTNEQFILLESEIQHIQNMIIKLQSSLENK encoded by the coding sequence ATGAATTATTTTAAAGAATTAAAAGTTTGGCAAAAGGCAATTGAATTAGTTACTGAAACTTATTTAGTAACTAAAGAATTTCCAAAAGATGAGCTTTTTGGTTTGGTTTCTCAAATCAGAAGATGTGTTATTTCTATTCCTTCAAATATTGCTGAAGGTTGTGGAAGAAAAACTAATAAAGATTTTAGTAACTTTTTAGGGGTTGCTCTTGGTTCTTCTTTTGAGTTTGAAACACAAATTATCATTTCTAAAAATATTGGCTATTTAACTAATGAACAATTCATATTATTAGAGTCTGAAATTCAACACATTCAAAACATGATTATTAAGCTCCAATCATCTCTAGAAAACAAGTAA
- a CDS encoding 3-hydroxyacyl-CoA dehydrogenase/enoyl-CoA hydratase family protein, whose amino-acid sequence MNRLIKKVAVIGSGIMGSGIACHFANIGAQVLLLDIVPNQLTEAEEKKGLTLNDKLVRNRIVNENLATALKSSPSPIYDKKFADRISTGNTTDDLPKIKDVDWIIEVVVERLDIKKAVYEQIEKYRKPGTLITSNTSGIPIHFMSEGRSEDFQEHFCGTHFFNPVRYLKLFEIIPGPKTKPEILSFLNNYGEKFLGKTSVVAKDTPAFIGNRIGIYGIMSLFHLVKEMDLTIEEVDKLTGPVIGRPKSATFRTVDVVGLDTLVHVANGLYENCPNDEAHELFKLPDFINHMMENKWLGSKTKQGFYKKVDKDILSLDLNTLEYRPNKKASFQTLELTKTIDNVIDRFKVLVNGKDKAGAFYRKSFAGLFAYVSNRVPEITDDLYKIDDAMKAGFGWEHGPFQIWDAIGVEKGIELIKESGENVANWVNEMLASGNTSFYTVKEGATYYYDIDSKSQQKIPGQDAFIILNNIRDTKKVWGNADTTLFDLGDGILNLEFHSKMNSIGGGVISGINKAIDVAEKEYSGLVIGNQAANFSVGANLGMIFMMAVEQEYDELNFAIKSFQDTMMRVRYSGIPVIAAPHGMTLGGGCELVMHADKAVAAAETYIGLVEFGVGVIPGGGGSKEMTLRAADQFKKNDVKLNILQEYFLTVGTAKVATSAYEGFENGVLLPTKDVVVVNKDRQIAEAKKHALLMAEAGYTQPVPRKDVLVLGKQALGAFLVGTDGMMAGKYISEHDRKIANKLAYVMAGGDLSEPTFVSEQYLLDLEREAFLSLCTERKTLERIQFMLTKGKPLRN is encoded by the coding sequence CCCTCACCTATTTACGACAAAAAATTTGCCGACAGAATCTCAACTGGAAACACAACAGACGATCTTCCGAAAATTAAGGATGTTGACTGGATTATTGAAGTGGTTGTGGAACGTTTGGATATTAAAAAAGCAGTTTACGAGCAAATTGAAAAATACCGCAAGCCTGGTACTTTAATCACATCAAACACTTCCGGAATTCCGATTCATTTTATGAGCGAAGGAAGAAGCGAAGATTTTCAAGAACATTTCTGTGGAACCCACTTTTTTAATCCGGTTCGATACTTAAAATTATTCGAAATTATTCCCGGACCTAAAACCAAACCCGAAATATTATCATTCTTAAATAATTACGGTGAAAAATTCTTAGGGAAGACATCGGTTGTAGCTAAGGATACACCTGCGTTTATTGGTAACCGAATTGGTATTTACGGCATTATGAGTCTTTTTCATTTGGTAAAAGAAATGGATCTAACCATTGAAGAAGTAGATAAATTAACCGGACCGGTAATCGGCAGACCAAAATCGGCAACATTCCGTACGGTTGATGTGGTTGGTTTGGATACTTTGGTGCATGTTGCCAACGGTTTGTATGAAAATTGTCCGAACGATGAAGCACACGAACTATTCAAACTGCCCGATTTCATCAATCACATGATGGAAAATAAATGGTTGGGAAGCAAAACCAAGCAAGGTTTCTATAAAAAAGTTGATAAAGATATTTTGTCACTCGATTTGAATACATTGGAATATCGCCCCAACAAAAAGGCATCTTTTCAAACATTAGAATTAACCAAAACTATTGACAATGTTATTGATCGTTTCAAAGTTTTAGTAAACGGAAAAGATAAAGCCGGTGCATTTTACCGAAAATCTTTTGCGGGCTTGTTTGCGTATGTTTCTAACCGAGTTCCCGAAATTACCGATGATTTATATAAGATAGACGATGCCATGAAAGCTGGTTTTGGTTGGGAACACGGACCTTTCCAAATTTGGGATGCTATTGGTGTGGAGAAAGGTATCGAATTGATCAAAGAAAGCGGTGAAAACGTTGCCAATTGGGTAAACGAAATGTTGGCATCGGGCAATACATCATTTTACACAGTTAAAGAAGGTGCTACTTATTATTATGATATCGATTCAAAATCGCAACAAAAAATTCCGGGGCAAGATGCGTTTATTATCTTAAACAACATTCGCGATACCAAGAAAGTTTGGGGTAATGCCGATACTACATTGTTTGATTTAGGCGATGGCATTTTAAATCTGGAATTTCACTCCAAAATGAACTCGATTGGTGGCGGTGTGATCAGCGGAATCAACAAAGCGATTGATGTAGCCGAAAAAGAATACAGCGGTTTGGTTATCGGAAATCAAGCAGCAAACTTCTCGGTCGGTGCCAATTTAGGCATGATTTTCATGATGGCGGTTGAGCAAGAATACGATGAATTGAATTTCGCCATAAAATCGTTCCAAGATACCATGATGCGCGTTCGTTATTCAGGCATTCCTGTAATTGCAGCTCCGCATGGAATGACATTGGGTGGCGGTTGCGAATTGGTGATGCATGCAGACAAAGCCGTTGCAGCAGCAGAAACCTATATTGGTTTGGTTGAATTTGGTGTAGGTGTAATTCCTGGCGGTGGCGGATCGAAAGAAATGACCTTACGTGCAGCAGATCAATTCAAAAAGAACGATGTGAAGCTGAATATTCTGCAAGAATATTTCCTAACAGTTGGTACGGCAAAAGTTGCTACATCGGCATACGAAGGGTTTGAGAACGGTGTTCTTTTACCAACAAAAGATGTGGTGGTGGTAAACAAAGACCGACAAATTGCCGAAGCGAAAAAACATGCGCTACTAATGGCTGAAGCTGGTTACACCCAACCTGTTCCTCGCAAAGATGTTTTGGTTTTGGGTAAACAAGCATTGGGTGCTTTTTTGGTAGGAACAGACGGCATGATGGCTGGTAAATACATTTCTGAACACGATAGAAAAATCGCCAACAAGTTAGCCTATGTAATGGCAGGTGGCGATTTATCAGAACCTACATTCGTATCCGAACAATATTTGTTAGATCTGGAACGCGAAGCATTCTTAAGTTTATGTACCGAACGAAAAACGTTAGAACGTATTCAGTTTATGTTAACTAAGGGAAAACCGTTGAGAAACTAG